The genomic segment TCCCGCCTCGTGGCGCTGCTGCTCCCGTTCGTTCTCGTTGCGGCGCTCGTCTCCGCCGCGCCGAGTGCGGCCGACGACCCGCCCGCGGGGTGGAAACTCACCTGGAGCGACGAGTTCGACGGAAAAGACATCGACCGCACGAAGTGGGACTTTGACCTCGGCAACGGCTTCTTCAACTACGACGCGAACCAGTGGATCAGCGGGTGGGGCAACGACGAGCTGCAATACTACACGCGCGAGCCCGAGAACGCGTTCGTGAAGGACGGGATGCTCCACATCCGGGCCGTCAAGGAGTCCCGCGACGGGTGCGGGTACACGTCGGCGAAGCTGAAATCGAAGAAGCGCGACGGCACCGTGCTGTTCGCGCAAAAGTACGGCCGGTTCGAGTTCCGCGCGCAGATGCCGACGGGCAAGGGCGTGTGGCCGGCGCTGTGGATGCTCCCGGCCGACGACAAGTACGGCACCTGGGCCGCGTCCGGCGAGATCGACGTGCTGGAAGCGAAGGGGCACGAGCCGAACAAGATCCTCGGCACGATCCACTTCGGCGGCAAGTGGCCCTCGAACACAGAAGCGAGCAAGACCTACGACTTCCCCGCGAAGGGCACCATCGCCGACTTCCACGTGTACGCCGTGGAATGGGAGCCGGGCGC from the Frigoriglobus tundricola genome contains:
- a CDS encoding glycoside hydrolase family 16 protein, with the protein product MFPSRLVALLLPFVLVAALVSAAPSAADDPPAGWKLTWSDEFDGKDIDRTKWDFDLGNGFFNYDANQWISGWGNDELQYYTREPENAFVKDGMLHIRAVKESRDGCGYTSAKLKSKKRDGTVLFAQKYGRFEFRAQMPTGKGVWPALWMLPADDKYGTWAASGEIDVLEAKGHEPNKILGTIHFGGKWPSNTEASKTYDFPAKGTIADFHVYAVEWEPGAIRWLVDDKVFATQSFWWSSRRADGAKPTKDADLNPWPAPFDQPFYLIMNVAVGGKFPGKPEKTTAFPVEMVVDYVRAYEKVGGYGNVKPRGTGKLPFEK